From Solanum lycopersicum chromosome 8, SLM_r2.1, the proteins below share one genomic window:
- the LOC101246845 gene encoding YTH domain-containing protein ECT3-like isoform X2: MPSDTARKNAAIANSIVTDYKNERRNFDGPDSSCLRVNEDTNRSIAEELTLSSPPIGISTAIEKVNRGIWATQAMNEAILDEAFHNSSKVILIFSVNTSGYFQGYAQMISSVGLRRDQVWSQGNGGRNSWGRSFEVNWLRLYDLPFQRTLHLKNPWNQNKPVKISRDCQELPPDIGEALCELLDGQDALDVNLKMDVFARNELSSKRPYVEPSLHLGDQDYNASLIPNGTMFSPSLLYQHQIDASRLHVAPLRINGVFSAEESAIASGESKSGQSRHSQRNRSFANLHVDTDMGPQINMWGLPAERSPLASNLTEDDILEMTYEEYLEACSRGSKRSPHPVSGPSRSTQRSLASQENCEDSQSGRSSKKRRGH, from the exons ATGCCATCAGATACTGCAAGAAAAAATGCAGCTATAGCTAATTCCATAGTGACCGACTACAAAAATGAAAGAAGGAATTTTGACGGACCAG ATAGTTCATGCCtcagagtaaatgaggataccAATCGTTCTATAGCAGAGGAGCTCACACTTTCATCTCCGCCGATTGGAATTTCAACTGCAATTGAAAAGG TAAACAGAGGGATTTGGGCTACTCAAGCCATGAATGAGGCCATTTTGGATGAAGCATTTCAT AATTCCAGCAAGGTTATACTAATATTCAGTGTCAACACTAGTGGGTATTTCCAAGGGTATGCCCAAATGATTTCTTCTGTCGGTTTGAGAAGAGACCAAGTTTGGAGTCAAGGAAATGGTGGTCGTAATTCTTGGGGTCGAAGCTTTGAAGTGAATTGGCTGCGATTGTATGATCTGCCTTTTCAAAGAACTCTTCACCTTAAGAATCCATGGAATCAAAACAAACCAGTCAAAATTAGTAGAGATTGTCAG GAGTTACCTCCAGATATTGGTGAAGCTTTATGTGAGCTCCTTGATGGACAGGATGCTTTGGATGTTAATTTGAAAAT GGATGTCTTTGCAAGGAATGAGCTCTCTTCTAAAAGGCCATATGTAGAGCCTTCACTGCATCTTGGAGATCAAGACTATAATGCATCTCTGATACCTAATGGGACCATGTTTTCACCCTCTTTACTCTACCAACATCAAATTGATGCTAGTAGACTTCACGTAGCACCTCTGAGAATTAATGGTGTATTTTCTGCTGAGGAGTCAGCCATTGCATCAGGGGAATCAAAGTCGGGACAGTCGAGGCATTCACAGAGGAATAGAAGCTTTGCTAATCTCCATGTAGACACTGACATGGGTCCTCAAATTAACATGTGGGGCTTGCCGGCAGAAAGAAGCCCACTGGCTAGTAATTTGACTGAAGATGACATTCTTGAAATG ACATATGAAGAGTATCTTGAAGCTTGTAGCAGAGGCAGCAAAAGATCGCCCCACCCT GTTTCAGGACCATCACGGAGTACACAGAGGTCATTAGCCAGTCAAGAAAACTGTGAAGATTC GCAATCAGGTCGCAGTTCAAAGAAAAGGAGAGGTCACTAA
- the LOC101246845 gene encoding YTH domain-containing protein ECT3-like isoform X1, with protein MPSDTARKNAAIANSIVTDYKNERRNFDGPDSSCLRVNEDTNRSIAEELTLSSPPIGISTAIEKGKLYSIRYFVIKSLNHENIQLSVNRGIWATQAMNEAILDEAFHNSSKVILIFSVNTSGYFQGYAQMISSVGLRRDQVWSQGNGGRNSWGRSFEVNWLRLYDLPFQRTLHLKNPWNQNKPVKISRDCQELPPDIGEALCELLDGQDALDVNLKMDVFARNELSSKRPYVEPSLHLGDQDYNASLIPNGTMFSPSLLYQHQIDASRLHVAPLRINGVFSAEESAIASGESKSGQSRHSQRNRSFANLHVDTDMGPQINMWGLPAERSPLASNLTEDDILEMTYEEYLEACSRGSKRSPHPVSGPSRSTQRSLASQENCEDSQSGRSSKKRRGH; from the exons ATGCCATCAGATACTGCAAGAAAAAATGCAGCTATAGCTAATTCCATAGTGACCGACTACAAAAATGAAAGAAGGAATTTTGACGGACCAG ATAGTTCATGCCtcagagtaaatgaggataccAATCGTTCTATAGCAGAGGAGCTCACACTTTCATCTCCGCCGATTGGAATTTCAACTGCAATTGAAAAGGGTAAACTCTATAGCATAAGATATTTTGTAATCAAGAGTTTGAACCATGAAAATATCCAATTATCAGTAAACAGAGGGATTTGGGCTACTCAAGCCATGAATGAGGCCATTTTGGATGAAGCATTTCAT AATTCCAGCAAGGTTATACTAATATTCAGTGTCAACACTAGTGGGTATTTCCAAGGGTATGCCCAAATGATTTCTTCTGTCGGTTTGAGAAGAGACCAAGTTTGGAGTCAAGGAAATGGTGGTCGTAATTCTTGGGGTCGAAGCTTTGAAGTGAATTGGCTGCGATTGTATGATCTGCCTTTTCAAAGAACTCTTCACCTTAAGAATCCATGGAATCAAAACAAACCAGTCAAAATTAGTAGAGATTGTCAG GAGTTACCTCCAGATATTGGTGAAGCTTTATGTGAGCTCCTTGATGGACAGGATGCTTTGGATGTTAATTTGAAAAT GGATGTCTTTGCAAGGAATGAGCTCTCTTCTAAAAGGCCATATGTAGAGCCTTCACTGCATCTTGGAGATCAAGACTATAATGCATCTCTGATACCTAATGGGACCATGTTTTCACCCTCTTTACTCTACCAACATCAAATTGATGCTAGTAGACTTCACGTAGCACCTCTGAGAATTAATGGTGTATTTTCTGCTGAGGAGTCAGCCATTGCATCAGGGGAATCAAAGTCGGGACAGTCGAGGCATTCACAGAGGAATAGAAGCTTTGCTAATCTCCATGTAGACACTGACATGGGTCCTCAAATTAACATGTGGGGCTTGCCGGCAGAAAGAAGCCCACTGGCTAGTAATTTGACTGAAGATGACATTCTTGAAATG ACATATGAAGAGTATCTTGAAGCTTGTAGCAGAGGCAGCAAAAGATCGCCCCACCCT GTTTCAGGACCATCACGGAGTACACAGAGGTCATTAGCCAGTCAAGAAAACTGTGAAGATTC GCAATCAGGTCGCAGTTCAAAGAAAAGGAGAGGTCACTAA
- the LOC101246845 gene encoding YTH domain-containing protein ECT3-like isoform X3: MPSDTARKNAAIANSIVTDYKNERRNFDGPDSSCLRVNEDTNRSIAEELTLSSPPIGISTAIEKGKLYSIRYFVIKSLNHENIQLSVNRGIWATQAMNEAILDEAFHNSSKVILIFSVNTSGYFQGYAQMISSVGLRRDQVWSQGNGGRNSWGRSFEVNWLRLYDLPFQRTLHLKNPWNQNKPVKISRDCQELPPDIGEALCELLDGQDALDVNLKMDVFARNELSSKRPYVEPSLHLGDQDYNASLIPNGTMFSPSLLYQHQIDASRLHVAPLRINGVFSAEESAIASGESKSGQSRHSQRNRSFANLHVDTDMGPQINMWGLPAERSPLASNLTEDDILEMTYEEYLEACSRGSKRSPHPDHHGVHRGH; encoded by the exons ATGCCATCAGATACTGCAAGAAAAAATGCAGCTATAGCTAATTCCATAGTGACCGACTACAAAAATGAAAGAAGGAATTTTGACGGACCAG ATAGTTCATGCCtcagagtaaatgaggataccAATCGTTCTATAGCAGAGGAGCTCACACTTTCATCTCCGCCGATTGGAATTTCAACTGCAATTGAAAAGGGTAAACTCTATAGCATAAGATATTTTGTAATCAAGAGTTTGAACCATGAAAATATCCAATTATCAGTAAACAGAGGGATTTGGGCTACTCAAGCCATGAATGAGGCCATTTTGGATGAAGCATTTCAT AATTCCAGCAAGGTTATACTAATATTCAGTGTCAACACTAGTGGGTATTTCCAAGGGTATGCCCAAATGATTTCTTCTGTCGGTTTGAGAAGAGACCAAGTTTGGAGTCAAGGAAATGGTGGTCGTAATTCTTGGGGTCGAAGCTTTGAAGTGAATTGGCTGCGATTGTATGATCTGCCTTTTCAAAGAACTCTTCACCTTAAGAATCCATGGAATCAAAACAAACCAGTCAAAATTAGTAGAGATTGTCAG GAGTTACCTCCAGATATTGGTGAAGCTTTATGTGAGCTCCTTGATGGACAGGATGCTTTGGATGTTAATTTGAAAAT GGATGTCTTTGCAAGGAATGAGCTCTCTTCTAAAAGGCCATATGTAGAGCCTTCACTGCATCTTGGAGATCAAGACTATAATGCATCTCTGATACCTAATGGGACCATGTTTTCACCCTCTTTACTCTACCAACATCAAATTGATGCTAGTAGACTTCACGTAGCACCTCTGAGAATTAATGGTGTATTTTCTGCTGAGGAGTCAGCCATTGCATCAGGGGAATCAAAGTCGGGACAGTCGAGGCATTCACAGAGGAATAGAAGCTTTGCTAATCTCCATGTAGACACTGACATGGGTCCTCAAATTAACATGTGGGGCTTGCCGGCAGAAAGAAGCCCACTGGCTAGTAATTTGACTGAAGATGACATTCTTGAAATG ACATATGAAGAGTATCTTGAAGCTTGTAGCAGAGGCAGCAAAAGATCGCCCCACCCT GACCATCACGGAGTACACAGAGGTCATTAG
- the LOC101247445 gene encoding uncharacterized protein isoform X2, which produces MPSDTARENASIAYSVVTDCTNERRNSDGPDSSCLGVIEGGEFTVSSPSTGISSAIEKGKLYGIRYFVIKSLNHENIQLSVNRGIWATQAMNEAILDEAFHNSSKVILIFSVNMSGYFQGYAQMISSVGLRRDQVWSQGNGGRNPWGRSFEVNWLRLYDLPFQRTLHLKNPWNQDKPVKISRDCQELPPDIGEALCELLEGQDSMDVDLKMDTFARNDLSSKRPYVEPSLHLGFQDCNASLVPNGTMFYPSSLYQHQIDASRLQVAPVRINGVFSAEESAIASVESKSRQSRHSKRNRSLANLHVDTGMGPQINMLGLPAERSPLSSNLTEVDILEMTYDEYLEACSRGSKRSPHPDHHGVHRGH; this is translated from the exons ATAGTTCATGCCTCGGAGTTATTGAGGGTGGTGAGTTCACAGTTTCATCTCCGTCGACTGGAATTTCAAGTGCAATTGAAAAGGGTAAACTCTATGGCATAAGATATTTTGTAATCAAGAGTTTAAACCATGAAAATATCCAATTATCAGTAAACAGAGGGATTTGGGCTACTCAAGCCATGAATGAGGCCATTTTGGATGAAGCATTTCAT AATTCCAGCAAGGTTATACTAATATTCAGTGTCAACATGAGTGGGTATTTCCAAGGGTACGCCCAAATGATTTCTTCTGTCGGTTTGAGAAGAGACCAAGTTTGGAGTCAAGGAAATGGTGGTCGTAATCCTTGGGGTCGAAGCTTTGAAGTGAATTGGCTGCGATTGTATGATCTGCCTTTCCAAAGAACTCTTCACCTTAAGAATCCATGGAATCAAGACAAACCAGTCAAAATTAGTAGAGATTGCCAG GAGTTACCTCCAGATATTGGTGAAGCTTTATGTGAGCTTCTTGAAGGACAGGATTCTATGGATGTTGATTTGAAAAT GGATACCTTTGCAAGGAATGATCTCTCTTCTAAAAGGCCATATGTAGAGCCTTCACTGCATCTTGGATTTCAAGACTGTAATGCATCTCTGGTACCTAATGGGACCATGTTTTATCCCTCTTCACTCTATCAACATCAAATTGATGCTAGTAGACTTCAGGTAGCACCTGTGAGAATAAATGGTGTATTTTCTGCTGAAGAGTCAGCCATTGCATCAGTGGAATCAAAGTCGAGACAGTCGAGGCATTCAAAGAGGAATAGAAGCCTTGCTAATCTTCATGTAGATACTGGCATGGGTCCTCAAATTAACATGTTGGGCTTGCCGGCAGAAAGGAGCCCACTTTCTAGTAATTTGACTGAAGTTGACATTCTTGAAATG ACATATGACGAGTATCTTGAAGCTTGTAGCAGAGGCAGCAAACGATCGCCCCACCCT GACCATCACGGAGTACACAGAGGTCATTAG
- the LOC101247445 gene encoding uncharacterized protein isoform X1, protein MPSDTARENASIAYSVVTDCTNERRNSDGPDSSCLGVIEGGEFTVSSPSTGISSAIEKGKLYGIRYFVIKSLNHENIQLSVNRGIWATQAMNEAILDEAFHNSSKVILIFSVNMSGYFQGYAQMISSVGLRRDQVWSQGNGGRNPWGRSFEVNWLRLYDLPFQRTLHLKNPWNQDKPVKISRDCQELPPDIGEALCELLEGQDSMDVDLKMDTFARNDLSSKRPYVEPSLHLGFQDCNASLVPNGTMFYPSSLYQHQIDASRLQVAPVRINGVFSAEESAIASVESKSRQSRHSKRNRSLANLHVDTGMGPQINMLGLPAERSPLSSNLTEVDILEMTYDEYLEACSRGSKRSPHPVSGPSRSTQRSLASEVNCDDSQSGCSSKKRRSH, encoded by the exons ATAGTTCATGCCTCGGAGTTATTGAGGGTGGTGAGTTCACAGTTTCATCTCCGTCGACTGGAATTTCAAGTGCAATTGAAAAGGGTAAACTCTATGGCATAAGATATTTTGTAATCAAGAGTTTAAACCATGAAAATATCCAATTATCAGTAAACAGAGGGATTTGGGCTACTCAAGCCATGAATGAGGCCATTTTGGATGAAGCATTTCAT AATTCCAGCAAGGTTATACTAATATTCAGTGTCAACATGAGTGGGTATTTCCAAGGGTACGCCCAAATGATTTCTTCTGTCGGTTTGAGAAGAGACCAAGTTTGGAGTCAAGGAAATGGTGGTCGTAATCCTTGGGGTCGAAGCTTTGAAGTGAATTGGCTGCGATTGTATGATCTGCCTTTCCAAAGAACTCTTCACCTTAAGAATCCATGGAATCAAGACAAACCAGTCAAAATTAGTAGAGATTGCCAG GAGTTACCTCCAGATATTGGTGAAGCTTTATGTGAGCTTCTTGAAGGACAGGATTCTATGGATGTTGATTTGAAAAT GGATACCTTTGCAAGGAATGATCTCTCTTCTAAAAGGCCATATGTAGAGCCTTCACTGCATCTTGGATTTCAAGACTGTAATGCATCTCTGGTACCTAATGGGACCATGTTTTATCCCTCTTCACTCTATCAACATCAAATTGATGCTAGTAGACTTCAGGTAGCACCTGTGAGAATAAATGGTGTATTTTCTGCTGAAGAGTCAGCCATTGCATCAGTGGAATCAAAGTCGAGACAGTCGAGGCATTCAAAGAGGAATAGAAGCCTTGCTAATCTTCATGTAGATACTGGCATGGGTCCTCAAATTAACATGTTGGGCTTGCCGGCAGAAAGGAGCCCACTTTCTAGTAATTTGACTGAAGTTGACATTCTTGAAATG ACATATGACGAGTATCTTGAAGCTTGTAGCAGAGGCAGCAAACGATCGCCCCACCCT GTTTCAGGACCATCACGGAGTACACAGAGGTCATTAGCCAGTGAAGTCAACTGTGATGATTC GCAATCAGGTTGCAGTTCGAAGAAAAGGAGAAGTCACTAA